In Desulfovibrio legallii, a single genomic region encodes these proteins:
- a CDS encoding P-II family nitrogen regulator, giving the protein MQEIVAMVRANMVAPTKEALAKAGCPSFTCMKCLGRGKKGMDPATLRMVMESGELPRTPDGEALTEVGRLIPKRLFNICVPDDKAAAVVQAIIAANSTGHPGDGKIFVMPVGESYVVRTGERTDA; this is encoded by the coding sequence ATGCAGGAAATAGTAGCAATGGTCCGCGCCAATATGGTGGCCCCCACCAAGGAGGCCCTGGCCAAGGCGGGCTGCCCCTCCTTCACGTGCATGAAGTGCCTGGGCCGGGGCAAAAAGGGCATGGACCCCGCGACCCTGCGCATGGTCATGGAAAGCGGCGAACTGCCCCGAACCCCCGACGGCGAAGCCCTTACAGAAGTGGGCCGCCTTATCCCCAAGCGCCTGTTCAACATCTGCGTGCCCGACGACAAAGCGGCAGCCGTGGTGCAGGCCATCATCGCCGCCAACAGCACGGGCCATCCCGGCGACGGAAAGATCTTCGTCATGCCGGTGGGGGAATCCTATGTGGTCCGCACCGGTGAGCGCACCGACGCATAA
- a CDS encoding nitrogenase component I subunit alpha: MTMDANAVVLERYNAKVFKNRKEHMLRVDPAAEQQIIANTRAIPGIMTNRGCCYAGCKGVVLGPIKDMVLITHGPVGCGFYSWGTRRNKAKAEGDDPNFIQYCFTTDLQEPDIVFGGTKKLKKAIDEVMELMHPKTIMIAATCPVGLIGDDIQAVAAEAEKEYGIRCVAYSCEGYKGVSQSAGHHIANNGLMKKVIGTGSYEPATKYTVNILGEYNIGGDGWEQERVLRKIGYEVVSIFTGDGSVERIASSHKANLNLVQCHRSINYIAEMMKTKYGVDWLKVNFIGLEGTIESLRHMAAYFGDPALIQRTEEVIAEELAEIQDQMAAYKARLNGKTAALFVGGSRSHHYQGLLKELGVSTVLAGYEFGHRDDYEGREILPNIKEDADSKNIEHLEVSKDEQKYHAFLTQEQYDKLAATIPLEKYDGMIRDMAAGSYVVDDLNMYEADKFVEVLKPDIFFSGIKDKYALQKAGTLSRQLHCYDYSGPYAGFKGAVQFGHDVCMGYFTPAWHMVTPPWKTRATLQGSVGEK; this comes from the coding sequence ATGACAATGGACGCCAACGCCGTAGTGCTGGAGCGCTACAACGCCAAGGTTTTCAAAAATCGCAAGGAGCATATGCTCCGGGTTGATCCCGCGGCGGAACAGCAAATCATCGCCAACACCCGCGCCATTCCCGGCATCATGACCAACCGCGGCTGCTGTTACGCGGGCTGCAAAGGCGTGGTGCTGGGCCCCATCAAGGATATGGTTCTCATCACCCACGGCCCCGTGGGCTGCGGCTTCTACAGCTGGGGCACCCGTCGCAACAAAGCCAAGGCCGAAGGGGACGACCCCAACTTCATCCAGTACTGCTTCACTACCGACCTGCAGGAGCCGGACATCGTCTTCGGCGGCACCAAGAAGCTCAAGAAAGCCATTGATGAAGTCATGGAGCTTATGCACCCCAAGACCATCATGATTGCCGCCACCTGCCCCGTGGGCCTCATCGGCGACGACATCCAGGCCGTAGCCGCCGAAGCGGAAAAGGAATACGGCATCCGCTGCGTGGCCTACAGCTGTGAAGGCTACAAAGGCGTGAGCCAGTCCGCCGGCCACCATATCGCCAACAACGGCCTGATGAAAAAAGTCATCGGCACCGGCAGCTACGAACCGGCCACCAAGTACACCGTCAACATTCTTGGCGAATACAACATCGGCGGCGACGGCTGGGAACAGGAACGCGTCCTTAGGAAGATCGGCTATGAAGTGGTCTCCATCTTCACCGGCGATGGTTCGGTGGAGCGCATCGCCAGTTCCCACAAGGCCAACCTCAACCTGGTCCAGTGCCACCGCTCCATCAACTACATCGCCGAAATGATGAAAACCAAGTACGGCGTGGACTGGCTTAAGGTCAACTTCATCGGCCTTGAAGGCACCATTGAAAGCCTGCGGCACATGGCCGCCTACTTTGGCGACCCGGCCCTTATCCAGCGCACGGAAGAAGTCATCGCCGAAGAACTGGCCGAAATCCAGGACCAGATGGCCGCCTACAAAGCCCGCCTCAACGGCAAGACCGCCGCGCTCTTTGTGGGCGGCAGCCGCTCGCACCATTACCAGGGCCTGCTCAAGGAACTGGGCGTAAGCACCGTGCTGGCGGGCTACGAATTCGGCCACCGCGACGACTACGAAGGCCGCGAAATCCTCCCCAATATCAAGGAAGACGCGGACAGTAAAAACATCGAACACCTGGAAGTGAGCAAAGACGAACAAAAATACCATGCCTTCCTCACCCAGGAGCAGTACGACAAGCTGGCCGCAACCATCCCGCTGGAAAAGTACGACGGCATGATCCGCGATATGGCCGCCGGGTCCTATGTGGTGGACGACCTGAACATGTACGAGGCCGATAAGTTTGTGGAAGTGCTCAAGCCGGACATCTTCTTCTCCGGCATTAAGGATAAATACGCCCTGCAAAAGGCCGGAACCCTTTCCCGCCAGCTGCACTGCTATGACTACAGCGGGCCCTATGCGGGCTTCAAGGGCGCCGTGCAGTTCGGCCACGACGTCTGCATGGGCTACTTCACCCCCGCGTGGCACATGGTCACCCCGCCCTGGAAGACCCGCGCCACCCTGCAAGGCTCTGTGGGAGAAAAGTAA